From one Salvelinus sp. IW2-2015 linkage group LG11, ASM291031v2, whole genome shotgun sequence genomic stretch:
- the LOC111970008 gene encoding multiple epidermal growth factor-like domains protein 6 isoform X1, whose protein sequence is MDFIFVSILFIFIDAIYAVSRYGNLQPYMPNVCAEREVMLVAQRQPCVQAFTRMVKIWKQGCLGQNWCMGYERRTAYYTAYRQVYRQDYQTVYKCCPGWSQLNGEAGCLYPVCSYGVCFNGGQCRQGSRSSSQLCDCPAGFNGPSCQYDVNECEETNGGCEALCCNTIGSFYCKCPSGEQLKDDGRTCQDIDECQVHNGGCQHGCVNSRGSYHCECNPGSRLHVDGRTCIAVQSCGISNGGCEHFCVQQSLAAFRCRCRDKYVLAEDGKHCKLENPCLDKNGGCQHDCLVDRGKAHCECRNGYKLAEDRKTCEDIDECESEQTGCAHGCHNTLGSFACVCDTAYEMGADGRQCYRIEMEIVNSCESNTGGCSHHCQHSTGGPVCSCNQGYRLEEDLKTCVDLDECGEGSSCCEQDCTNYPGGYECYCTAGYRLNSDGCSCDDVDECLAANGGCDHTCQNTAGSFQCFCRRGFRLDEDRHSCEPLENTVEALYSGGQDAVGPLPQPQLTLLQDYNQPLERYDDYEDDDAGELLAESMLAEKFVCLNNTFGHDCSLTCEDCSNGGLCGPGRDGCHCPDGWTGLICNQTCPEGSFGKNCSFPCKCMNGATCDPVNGNCRCPPGVSGDMCQDGCPKGFYGKQCNKKCNCACNGRCHRTYGACLCDPGLYGRFCHLPCPKWAFGPGCSEECHCVQQNTLECHRRHGTCVCKPGWQGNACREECDPGTFGPGCENKCECPLGLSCDHVTGKCQRLCPAGLRGDTCDQACPEGRFGPGCPQACDCSGAPCDRVSGQCQCPAGTSGKRCENLCVEGSWGAGCREACPVCENGGVCDKHNGTCSCPPGYMGRLCQNSCPTGRFGVGCQLRCVCENSGRCHPVTGRCTCNPGWAGHNCRKACDSGRWGVDCAEKCDCKNGDGSCDAVTGQCNCEAGYTGTQCHEECPVGSFGLGCRHHCQCDNKGSCDHVSGACTCLVGWTGTFCEKPCPQGFYGADCQEKCVCLNGGHCNHVTGTCVCPAGWIGPICKLTCPAGFYGEGCNQTCGCHNNGNCHPASGQCVCTPGWTGPSCSQECPVGFYGADCRQHCLCQNGAKCDRINGQCTCANGWMGAACGLECVSGRFGADCQQQCQCENGGHCDRQTGQCNCGPGWVGERCEKACGSGLFGAGCEESCQCEHIAPCHHVTGHCLCPPGWREPHCDKACLPGTYGKGCVQRCTCPQGTSCHHVSGECGCPPGLTGNGCEQTCLSGTYGLNCNQVCQCSETNQLCHPVTGLCYCAPGFQGPKCNQECQKGWYGPDCERECQCQNSGKCSSTSGTCECTAGFIGAHCNITCPAGRYGQDCAHVTLCGEGAQNDPVTGRCHCSPGQRGEDCGQGCAPGWFGEDCAILCNCSNGGLCDSVSGSCTCGLGWTGAHCDTECPPGTFGGNCQLKCDCWNNGTCDRVTGTCQCGPGYYGHQCEHACPPGLHGPLCQLQCNCLNKASCNPSTGFCVCPPGYHGSRCHRECQQGTFGVNCAKSCDCEEGTPCDPVSGRCLCTSGKTGPRCDIACKANRYGPDCTESCVCYNAAHCDHRNGRCTCLNSWIGLTCQEGSTDSSSPSVWVCPQVGLHASPTEAGGRITHI, encoded by the exons ATGTAAATGAGTGTGAGGAGACTAACGGCGGTTGTGAGGCTCTGTGCTGCAACACCATCGGCAGCTTCTACTGCAAGTGTCCTTCTGGTGAGCAGCTGAAGGACGACGGCAGGACCTGCCAAG ATATTGATGAGTGCCAGGTCCACAACGGTGGCTGCCAGCACGGTTGCGTGAACTCCAGGGGCTCTTATCACTGTGAATGTAACCCAGGCTCTCGACTCCATGTGGATGGACGCACCTGCATTG CTGTCCAATCATGTGGAATCAGTAATGGAGGATGTGAGCATTTCTGTGTACAGCAGTCCCTTGCTGCCTTCCGTTGCCGCTGTAGAGACAAATATGTGCTGGCTGAGGATGGCAAGCACTGCAAAT TGGAGAATCCATGTCTAGATAAGAATGGTGGCTGCCAGCATGACTGTCTTGTTGATCGTGGCAAGGCCCACTGTGAATGTAGAAATGGGTACAAGCTGGCAGAGGACAGGAAGACCTGTGAGG atattgatgagtgtgaGTCGGAGCAGACGGGCTGTGCTCATGGCTGCCACAACACCCTGGGCTCCTTCgcctgtgtgtgtgacactgcCTACGAGATGGGAGCAGACGGACGCCAGTGCTATC GAATTGAGATGGAGATCGTCAACAGCTGTGAGAGCAACACCGGAGGCTGCTCCCATCACTGCCAGCACTCCACCGGCGGCCCTGTCTGTAGCTGTAACCAGGGTTACCGACTGGAGGAGGACCTCAAGACCTGTGTTG ACCTGGACGAGTGTGGAGAGGGAAGCTCCTGCTGCGAGCAGGACTGTACCAACTATCCTGGGGGCTATGAGTGCTACTGCACAGCGGGGTACCGCCTCAACTCAGACGGATGTAGCTGTGATG aTGTGGATGAATGTCTGGCGGCTAACGGTGGCTGTGATCACACGTGCCAGAACACCGCCGGCTCCTTCCAGTGTTTCTGCCGCCGAGGCTTTCGTCTGGACGAGGACCGACACTCCTGTGAAC caCTGGAGAATACAGTTGAGGCCCTGTATAGTGGTGGCCAGGATGCCGTGGGGCCCCTGCCTCAGCCTCAGCTCACCCTGCTGCAGGACTACAACCAGCCCCTGGAGCGCTATGATGACTATGAGGATGACGACGCTGGAGAGCTGCTGGCTGAGAGCATGTTGGCAGAGAAATTTG TGTGTCTGAACAACACGTTTGGCCATGACTGCAGTCTGACCTGTGAGGACTGCTCTAACGGAGGGCTGTGTGGCCCAGGGAGAGATGGATGTCACTGTCCCGATGGATGGACAGGCCTCATTTGCAACCAGA CTTGTCCTGAAGGATCCTTTGGCAAGAACTGCTCATTTCCCTGTAAGTGTATGAACGGAGCCACCTGTGATCCTGTTAATGGGAACTGTCGCTGCCCACCTGGCGTCAGTGGAGACATGTGCCAGGATG GCTGTCCTAAGGGCTTCTATGGGAAACAGTGCAATAAGAAGTGTAACTGTGCCTGTAACGGGCGCTGCCACCGCACCTACGGAGCCTGTCTGTGTGACCCTGGACTCTACGGGAGGTTCTGCCATCTac CATGTCCCAAGTGGGCCTTTGGACCGGGCTGTTCAGAGGAGTGTCATTGTGTCCAACAGAACACTCTAGAGTGTCACCGTCGCCATGGCACCTGCGTCTGCAAGCCCGGTTGGCAAGGCAATGCATGCAGGGAAG AGTGTGACCCAGGCACGTTTGGCCCAGGCTGTGAGAACAAGTGTGAGTGCCCGCTTGGACTGTCTTGTGATCATGTGACTGGGAAGTGCCAACGTCTGTGCCCGGCTGGTCTCCGTGGAGACACCTGTGATCAAG cCTGTCCAGAGGGGAGGTTTGGGCCAGGCTGCCCTCAGGCCTGTGACTGCTCAGGGGCTCCATGTGACAGAGTGAGCGGCCAGTGTCAGTGTCCTGCTGGAACATCAGGAAAACGCTGTGAGAATT tgtgtgtggagggttcCTGGGGCGCGGGCTGCCGTGAGGCCTGTCCAGTCTGTGAGAATGGAGGAGTGTGTGACAAACACAACGGAACCTGTTCCTGTCCTCCTGGGTACATGGGCAGGCTCTGTCAGAACT cATGTCCAACAGGACGGTTTGGTGTTGGATGCCAGCTGCGCTGCGTGTGTGAAAACAGCGGGCGCTGCCACCCTGTCACGGGCCGTTGTACTTGTAACCCTGGCTGGGCAGGACATAACTGCAGGAAAG CCTGTGACTCTGGGCGCTGGGGAGTGGACTGTGCTGAGAAATGTGACTGTAAGAATGGGGATGGGAGCTGTGACGCAGTGACGGGCCAGTGTAACTGTGAGGCCGGCTACACAGGGACACAATGCCATGAAG AGTGTCCAGTGGGGTCTTTTGGTCTGGGCTGTCGGCATCACTGCCAGTGTGACAACAAGGGGTCATGTGACCATGTCAGTGGAGCATGCACCTGCCTGGTGGGCTGGACTGGAACCTTCTGTGAGAAAC ccTGTCCCCAGGGCTTCTATGGGGCAGACTGCCAGGAGAAGTGTGTCTGTCTGAATGGAGGTCACTGCAACCATGTCACTGGGACGTGTGTGTGTCCAGCTGGTTGGATCGGTCCCATCTGCAAACTGA CATGCCCGGCTGGTTTCTATGGGGAGGGCTGTAACCAAACCTGCGGTTGCCATAACAATGGCAACTGCCACCCGGCAAGTGGGCAGTGTGTCTGTACACCTGGCTGGACAGGGCCCAGCTGCTCACAGG AATGCCCAGTGGGCTTCTATGGGGCAGACTGCCGTCAGCACTGCCTGTGTCAGAATGGAGCCAAATGTGACCGAATCAATGGGCAATGTACCTGTGCCAACGGGTGGATGGGCGCAGCCTGCGGGCTAG AGTGTGTATCAGGGCGGTTCGGGGCCGACTGCCAGCAGCAGTGTCAGTGTGAGAACGGGGGCCACTGCGACAGACAGACGGGCCAGTGCAACTGTGGTCCTGGCTGGGTCGGAGAGCGCTGTGAAAAAG CCTGTGGGTCAGGCCTGTTTGGAGCTGGCTGTGAGGAGAGTTGTCAGTGTGAGCATATAGCCCCCTGTCACCACGTTACTGGGCACTGCCTCTGTCCACCAGGTTGGAGGGAACCCCACTGTGATAAAG CCTGTTTACCTGGAACCTATGGCAAGGGCTGTGTGCAACGCTGTACCTGTCCCCAGGGTACTTCCTGTCACCATGTCTCTGGGGAGTGTGGCTGTCCCCCTGGACTCACTGGCAATGGCTGTGAACAGA CCTGTCTGTCAGGGACATATGGACTCAACTGTAACCAGGTGTGCCAGTGTTCTGAGACCAACCAGCTCTGCCACCCAGTGACTGGGTTGTGTTACTGCGCCCCAGGCTTCCAAGGTCCTAAATGTAACCAGG AGTGTCAGAAAGGTTGGTATGGTCCCGACTGTGAGCGAGAGTGCCAGTGTCAGAACAGTGGGAAGTGCAGCTCCACCTCTGGCACCTGTGAATGCACAGCAGGGTTCATCGGAGCACACTGCAACATCA CATGCCCAGCTGGTCGTTATGGGCAGGACTGTGCCCACGTGACACTGTGTGGAGAGGGGGCACAGAATGATCCTGTCACTGGTAGATGTCATTGCAGCCCTGGGCAAAGAGGAGAGGACTGTGGACAAG GCTGTGCTCCTGGTTGGTTTGGAGAGGACTGTGCTATCCTCTGTAACTGCAGTAACGGAGGACTGTGTGACTCTGTCTCTGGAAGCTGTACCTGTGGTCTGGGCTGGACTGGGGCTCACTGTGACACAG AATGTCCTCCGGGGACATTTGGAGGTAACTGCCAGCTGAAGTGTGACTGCTGGAACAATGGCACCTGTGACAGGGTGACTGGAACCTGCCAGTGTGGTCCAGGATACTACGGACATCAGTGTGAACATG CATGCCCCCCTGGTCTCCATGGCCCTCTGTGCCAACTCCAGTGTAACTGTCTGAACAAGGCGTCCTGCAACCCCTCCACTGGGTTCTGTGTCTGTCCTCCAGGGTACCATGGCTCCCGCTGTCACAGAG AGTGTCAACAGGGCACGTTTGGTGTGAACTGTGCCAAGTCATGTGACTGTGAGGAGGGCACGCCCTGTGACCCTGTGAGTGGCAGGTGTCTGTGCACCTCAGGCAAGACTGGACCCAGGTGTGACATTG CCTGCAAAGCAAACCGCTACGGGCCAGACTGcacagagagctgtgtgtgttacAACGCGGCTCACTGTGACCATCGCAACGGCCGCTGCACCTGTCTCAACAGCTGGATCGGACTCACCTGTCAGGAAG GGTCGACTGACAGCTCCTCcccctctgtgtgggtgtgtcctCAGGTGGGCCTCCACGCCTCCCCTACAGAAGCAGGAGGGAGGATAACGCACATCTAG
- the LOC111970008 gene encoding multiple epidermal growth factor-like domains protein 6 isoform X2, whose translation MDFIFVSILFIFIDAIYAVSRYGNLQPYMPNVCAEREVMLVAQRQPCVQAFTRMVKIWKQGCLGQNWCMGYERRTAYYTAYRQVYRQDYQTVYKCCPGWSQLNGEAGCLYPVCSYGVCFNGGQCRQGSRSSSQLCDCPAGFNGPSCQYDVNECEETNGGCEALCCNTIGSFYCKCPSGEQLKDDGRTCQDIDECQVHNGGCQHGCVNSRGSYHCECNPGSRLHVDGRTCIAVQSCGISNGGCEHFCVQQSLAAFRCRCRDKYVLAEDGKHCKLENPCLDKNGGCQHDCLVDRGKAHCECRNGYKLAEDRKTCEDIDECESEQTGCAHGCHNTLGSFACVCDTAYEMGADGRQCYRIEMEIVNSCESNTGGCSHHCQHSTGGPVCSCNQGYRLEEDLKTCVDLDECGEGSSCCEQDCTNYPGGYECYCTAGYRLNSDGCSCDDVDECLAANGGCDHTCQNTAGSFQCFCRRGFRLDEDRHSCEPLENTVEALYSGGQDAVGPLPQPQLTLLQDYNQPLERYDDYEDDDAGELLAESMLAEKFVCLNNTFGHDCSLTCEDCSNGGLCGPGRDGCHCPDGWTGLICNQTCPEGSFGKNCSFPCKCMNGATCDPVNGNCRCPPGVSGDMCQDGCPKGFYGKQCNKKCNCACNGRCHRTYGACLCDPGLYGRFCHLPCPKWAFGPGCSEECHCVQQNTLECHRRHGTCVCKPGWQGNACREECDPGTFGPGCENKCECPLGLSCDHVTGKCQRLCPAGLRGDTCDQACPEGRFGPGCPQACDCSGAPCDRVSGQCQCPAGTSGKRCENLCVEGSWGAGCREACPVCENGGVCDKHNGTCSCPPGYMGRLCQNSCPTGRFGVGCQLRCVCENSGRCHPVTGRCTCNPGWAGHNCRKACDSGRWGVDCAEKCDCKNGDGSCDAVTGQCNCEAGYTGTQCHEECPVGSFGLGCRHHCQCDNKGSCDHVSGACTCLVGWTGTFCEKPCPQGFYGADCQEKCVCLNGGHCNHVTGTCVCPAGWIGPICKLTCPAGFYGEGCNQTCGCHNNGNCHPASGQCVCTPGWTGPSCSQECPVGFYGADCRQHCLCQNGAKCDRINGQCTCANGWMGAACGLECVSGRFGADCQQQCQCENGGHCDRQTGQCNCGPGWVGERCEKACGSGLFGAGCEESCQCEHIAPCHHVTGHCLCPPGWREPHCDKACLPGTYGKGCVQRCTCPQGTSCHHVSGECGCPPGLTGNGCEQTCLSGTYGLNCNQVCQCSETNQLCHPVTGLCYCAPGFQGPKCNQECQKGWYGPDCERECQCQNSGKCSSTSGTCECTAGFIGAHCNITCPAGRYGQDCAHVTLCGEGAQNDPVTGRCHCSPGQRGEDCGQGCAPGWFGEDCAILCNCSNGGLCDSVSGSCTCGLGWTGAHCDTECPPGTFGGNCQLKCDCWNNGTCDRVTGTCQCGPGYYGHQCEHACPPGLHGPLCQLQCNCLNKASCNPSTGFCVCPPGYHGSRCHRECQQGTFGVNCAKSCDCEEGTPCDPVSGRCLCTSGKTGPRCDIACKANRYGPDCTESCVCYNAAHCDHRNGRCTCLNSWIGLTCQEGGPPRLPYRSRREDNAHLDNAL comes from the exons ATGTAAATGAGTGTGAGGAGACTAACGGCGGTTGTGAGGCTCTGTGCTGCAACACCATCGGCAGCTTCTACTGCAAGTGTCCTTCTGGTGAGCAGCTGAAGGACGACGGCAGGACCTGCCAAG ATATTGATGAGTGCCAGGTCCACAACGGTGGCTGCCAGCACGGTTGCGTGAACTCCAGGGGCTCTTATCACTGTGAATGTAACCCAGGCTCTCGACTCCATGTGGATGGACGCACCTGCATTG CTGTCCAATCATGTGGAATCAGTAATGGAGGATGTGAGCATTTCTGTGTACAGCAGTCCCTTGCTGCCTTCCGTTGCCGCTGTAGAGACAAATATGTGCTGGCTGAGGATGGCAAGCACTGCAAAT TGGAGAATCCATGTCTAGATAAGAATGGTGGCTGCCAGCATGACTGTCTTGTTGATCGTGGCAAGGCCCACTGTGAATGTAGAAATGGGTACAAGCTGGCAGAGGACAGGAAGACCTGTGAGG atattgatgagtgtgaGTCGGAGCAGACGGGCTGTGCTCATGGCTGCCACAACACCCTGGGCTCCTTCgcctgtgtgtgtgacactgcCTACGAGATGGGAGCAGACGGACGCCAGTGCTATC GAATTGAGATGGAGATCGTCAACAGCTGTGAGAGCAACACCGGAGGCTGCTCCCATCACTGCCAGCACTCCACCGGCGGCCCTGTCTGTAGCTGTAACCAGGGTTACCGACTGGAGGAGGACCTCAAGACCTGTGTTG ACCTGGACGAGTGTGGAGAGGGAAGCTCCTGCTGCGAGCAGGACTGTACCAACTATCCTGGGGGCTATGAGTGCTACTGCACAGCGGGGTACCGCCTCAACTCAGACGGATGTAGCTGTGATG aTGTGGATGAATGTCTGGCGGCTAACGGTGGCTGTGATCACACGTGCCAGAACACCGCCGGCTCCTTCCAGTGTTTCTGCCGCCGAGGCTTTCGTCTGGACGAGGACCGACACTCCTGTGAAC caCTGGAGAATACAGTTGAGGCCCTGTATAGTGGTGGCCAGGATGCCGTGGGGCCCCTGCCTCAGCCTCAGCTCACCCTGCTGCAGGACTACAACCAGCCCCTGGAGCGCTATGATGACTATGAGGATGACGACGCTGGAGAGCTGCTGGCTGAGAGCATGTTGGCAGAGAAATTTG TGTGTCTGAACAACACGTTTGGCCATGACTGCAGTCTGACCTGTGAGGACTGCTCTAACGGAGGGCTGTGTGGCCCAGGGAGAGATGGATGTCACTGTCCCGATGGATGGACAGGCCTCATTTGCAACCAGA CTTGTCCTGAAGGATCCTTTGGCAAGAACTGCTCATTTCCCTGTAAGTGTATGAACGGAGCCACCTGTGATCCTGTTAATGGGAACTGTCGCTGCCCACCTGGCGTCAGTGGAGACATGTGCCAGGATG GCTGTCCTAAGGGCTTCTATGGGAAACAGTGCAATAAGAAGTGTAACTGTGCCTGTAACGGGCGCTGCCACCGCACCTACGGAGCCTGTCTGTGTGACCCTGGACTCTACGGGAGGTTCTGCCATCTac CATGTCCCAAGTGGGCCTTTGGACCGGGCTGTTCAGAGGAGTGTCATTGTGTCCAACAGAACACTCTAGAGTGTCACCGTCGCCATGGCACCTGCGTCTGCAAGCCCGGTTGGCAAGGCAATGCATGCAGGGAAG AGTGTGACCCAGGCACGTTTGGCCCAGGCTGTGAGAACAAGTGTGAGTGCCCGCTTGGACTGTCTTGTGATCATGTGACTGGGAAGTGCCAACGTCTGTGCCCGGCTGGTCTCCGTGGAGACACCTGTGATCAAG cCTGTCCAGAGGGGAGGTTTGGGCCAGGCTGCCCTCAGGCCTGTGACTGCTCAGGGGCTCCATGTGACAGAGTGAGCGGCCAGTGTCAGTGTCCTGCTGGAACATCAGGAAAACGCTGTGAGAATT tgtgtgtggagggttcCTGGGGCGCGGGCTGCCGTGAGGCCTGTCCAGTCTGTGAGAATGGAGGAGTGTGTGACAAACACAACGGAACCTGTTCCTGTCCTCCTGGGTACATGGGCAGGCTCTGTCAGAACT cATGTCCAACAGGACGGTTTGGTGTTGGATGCCAGCTGCGCTGCGTGTGTGAAAACAGCGGGCGCTGCCACCCTGTCACGGGCCGTTGTACTTGTAACCCTGGCTGGGCAGGACATAACTGCAGGAAAG CCTGTGACTCTGGGCGCTGGGGAGTGGACTGTGCTGAGAAATGTGACTGTAAGAATGGGGATGGGAGCTGTGACGCAGTGACGGGCCAGTGTAACTGTGAGGCCGGCTACACAGGGACACAATGCCATGAAG AGTGTCCAGTGGGGTCTTTTGGTCTGGGCTGTCGGCATCACTGCCAGTGTGACAACAAGGGGTCATGTGACCATGTCAGTGGAGCATGCACCTGCCTGGTGGGCTGGACTGGAACCTTCTGTGAGAAAC ccTGTCCCCAGGGCTTCTATGGGGCAGACTGCCAGGAGAAGTGTGTCTGTCTGAATGGAGGTCACTGCAACCATGTCACTGGGACGTGTGTGTGTCCAGCTGGTTGGATCGGTCCCATCTGCAAACTGA CATGCCCGGCTGGTTTCTATGGGGAGGGCTGTAACCAAACCTGCGGTTGCCATAACAATGGCAACTGCCACCCGGCAAGTGGGCAGTGTGTCTGTACACCTGGCTGGACAGGGCCCAGCTGCTCACAGG AATGCCCAGTGGGCTTCTATGGGGCAGACTGCCGTCAGCACTGCCTGTGTCAGAATGGAGCCAAATGTGACCGAATCAATGGGCAATGTACCTGTGCCAACGGGTGGATGGGCGCAGCCTGCGGGCTAG AGTGTGTATCAGGGCGGTTCGGGGCCGACTGCCAGCAGCAGTGTCAGTGTGAGAACGGGGGCCACTGCGACAGACAGACGGGCCAGTGCAACTGTGGTCCTGGCTGGGTCGGAGAGCGCTGTGAAAAAG CCTGTGGGTCAGGCCTGTTTGGAGCTGGCTGTGAGGAGAGTTGTCAGTGTGAGCATATAGCCCCCTGTCACCACGTTACTGGGCACTGCCTCTGTCCACCAGGTTGGAGGGAACCCCACTGTGATAAAG CCTGTTTACCTGGAACCTATGGCAAGGGCTGTGTGCAACGCTGTACCTGTCCCCAGGGTACTTCCTGTCACCATGTCTCTGGGGAGTGTGGCTGTCCCCCTGGACTCACTGGCAATGGCTGTGAACAGA CCTGTCTGTCAGGGACATATGGACTCAACTGTAACCAGGTGTGCCAGTGTTCTGAGACCAACCAGCTCTGCCACCCAGTGACTGGGTTGTGTTACTGCGCCCCAGGCTTCCAAGGTCCTAAATGTAACCAGG AGTGTCAGAAAGGTTGGTATGGTCCCGACTGTGAGCGAGAGTGCCAGTGTCAGAACAGTGGGAAGTGCAGCTCCACCTCTGGCACCTGTGAATGCACAGCAGGGTTCATCGGAGCACACTGCAACATCA CATGCCCAGCTGGTCGTTATGGGCAGGACTGTGCCCACGTGACACTGTGTGGAGAGGGGGCACAGAATGATCCTGTCACTGGTAGATGTCATTGCAGCCCTGGGCAAAGAGGAGAGGACTGTGGACAAG GCTGTGCTCCTGGTTGGTTTGGAGAGGACTGTGCTATCCTCTGTAACTGCAGTAACGGAGGACTGTGTGACTCTGTCTCTGGAAGCTGTACCTGTGGTCTGGGCTGGACTGGGGCTCACTGTGACACAG AATGTCCTCCGGGGACATTTGGAGGTAACTGCCAGCTGAAGTGTGACTGCTGGAACAATGGCACCTGTGACAGGGTGACTGGAACCTGCCAGTGTGGTCCAGGATACTACGGACATCAGTGTGAACATG CATGCCCCCCTGGTCTCCATGGCCCTCTGTGCCAACTCCAGTGTAACTGTCTGAACAAGGCGTCCTGCAACCCCTCCACTGGGTTCTGTGTCTGTCCTCCAGGGTACCATGGCTCCCGCTGTCACAGAG AGTGTCAACAGGGCACGTTTGGTGTGAACTGTGCCAAGTCATGTGACTGTGAGGAGGGCACGCCCTGTGACCCTGTGAGTGGCAGGTGTCTGTGCACCTCAGGCAAGACTGGACCCAGGTGTGACATTG CCTGCAAAGCAAACCGCTACGGGCCAGACTGcacagagagctgtgtgtgttacAACGCGGCTCACTGTGACCATCGCAACGGCCGCTGCACCTGTCTCAACAGCTGGATCGGACTCACCTGTCAGGAAG GTGGGCCTCCACGCCTCCCCTACAGAAGCAGGAGGGAGGATAACGCACATCTAG